Proteins encoded within one genomic window of Triticum aestivum cultivar Chinese Spring chromosome 2D, IWGSC CS RefSeq v2.1, whole genome shotgun sequence:
- the LOC123052544 gene encoding condensin-2 complex subunit H2 — protein sequence MEDGSGGAGGEGSTSGGRFPILQANRDPESNWEVDVAKSLEEYLLKICSGEISAEDGAHSFNFAEAALLLQGSVQVYSRKVEYLYSLVLHALEFLSQNKQDQQEKGSTEANENGPSTTANKEDDMFMGLDDVPAETRTTLDNNLDHDDMRRKIVRPPANLLVFEGDCVDSEASELDSYLLATCGFYGDFLLLDPCDAPAVFEFLQGKKSCKEDILAHRRTPGKARNNVFTSPNVRSGGTARRRTPGKARDENIDPTQDSEQSREMIADQSQEDSWPHHPVDHNSPIIMPPPDDEDPGCPDLGDDSDDEDPYKSLDPHEPSNLKIKPYKRVKAFSRQVIGAPKKKNLASIFPVAKMDGVVSPELTKYFEVQMSQQEKPDVSQSVPLYEKLRESFETGEVNCHTSGDLKDDKQTNNFDDIDGPDTPNDPYVDMDIDDDMPSYSDKIDDEVVRVTQDSMDGHKSLDDLCRSHLDALLASIAEAEQQTELDARVSTWKERIELALEEQDRNPPFDIGLYGEQILDTLSSRTDTGIASFSEIVSSKPKYEVARTFCALLQLVNGRSVDLDKGQATNDLVCYTAVNPFHVKLIGPNRRPEMEARFARKRVKSPQRSCGEEGEPSRVQPNSSKKQPPKNGKVSVKAAVRLTPEGKRRRKSAQLLQPFNLESS from the exons ATGgaggacggcagcggcggcgccggcggtgagGGGAGCACGAGCGGGGGGAGGTTCCCGATACTCCAGGCGAACCGGGACCCGGAGTCGAACTGGGAGGTGGACGTCGCCAAGAGCCTCGAGGAGTACCTCCTCAAGATCTGCTCAGGCGAGATCTCCGCCGAAGACGGGGCCCACAGCTTCAACTTCGCCGAAG CTGCGCTATTGCTCCAAGGTTCAGTTCAAGTTTACAGCCGCAAGGTGGAGTACCTGTACTCATTGGTGCTACATGCGCTGGAATTTCTCTCGCAAAATAA GCAAGATCAACAAGAAAAGGGATCTACTGAAGCTAACGAAAATGGTCCTAGCACTACTGCCAACAAAGAAGATGATATGTTTATGGGTTTAGATGATGTCCCAG CGGAAACAAGGACCACTTTGGATAACAACCTTGACCATGATGATATGCGAAGAAAAATTGTGAGGCCACCAGCAAATCTTCTAGTGTTCGAAGGAGACTGTGTCGATAGCGAAGCAAGCGAGCTGGATTCATATTTG TTAGCAACATGTGGTTTCTACGGAGATTTCCTCCTGCTGGATCCATGTGACGCACCAGCTGTTTTTGAATTTTTGCAAGGAAAAAAATCCTGCAAAGAAGATATTTTGGCTCATAGACGAACTCCTGGGAAAGCCCGAAACAATGTCTTCACTTCCCCAAATGTAAGATCAGGGGGTACTGCTCGTAGACGAACTCCAGGGAAAGCCCGAGATGAAAATATAGATCCAACTCAGGACAGCGAGCAATCTCGTGAAATGATAGCAGATCAAAGTCAAGAAGATAGCTGGCCTCATCATCCTGTTGACCACAATTCTCCTATCATCATGCCCCCACCAGATGATGAAGACCCTGGGTGCCCAGATCTCGGGGATGATTCTGATGATGAGGATCCATATAAATCTTTGGATCCGCATGAACCTAGCAACCTAAAGATCAAGCCTTACAAGAGAG TAAAAGCTTTTTCAAGGCAAGTTATTGGCGCTCCAAAGAAGAAAAACCTTGCATCTATATTTCCTGTGGCAAAAATGGATGGTGTTGTTAGTCCTGAACTAACAAAATATTTTGAAGTACAAATGTCTCAGCAGGAAAAACCTGATGTCTCCCAGTCAGTTCCTCTTTATGAAAAG CTTAGAGAGTCATTTGAAACTGGTGAAGTAAATTGCCATACATCTGGAGATTTGAAGGATGACAAACAGACCAATAATTTTGATGATATTGATGGGCCAGACACCccgaatgatccatatgttgacaTGGATATTGATGATGACATGCCAAGTTACTCGGATAAG ATCGATGATGAAGTGGTTCGAGTTACACAGGACAGCATGGATGGACATAAAAGCCTTGATGATTTGTGTCGATCACATCTG GATGCTCTCCTTGCTAGCATAGCTGAGGCTGAACAACAAACCGAGCTGGATGCACGAGTTTCAACATGGAAAGAGCGAATAGAGCTTGCCTTGGAAGAGCAG GATAGAAATCCACCCTTTGATATCGGTTTATATGGAGAACAGATCCTtgacacactctcgtcaagaactGATACAGGGATTGCATCATTCAGTGAGATTGTTAGCAGCAAACCAAAGTATGAGGTTGCAAGAACATTCTGTGCCCTTCTCCAGCTG GTGAACGGAAGAAGTGTTGATCTGGACAAAGGACAAGCTACAAATGACTTGGTTTGCTACACAGCTGTCAATCCATTCCATGTAAAGCTGATTGGTCCCAACCGTAGACCAGAGATGGAGGCACGTTTTGCACGCAAGAGAGTCAAGTCCCCTCAAAGAAGTTGTGGTGAAGAGGGCGAGCCCTCTCGGGTACAACCAAATTCGTCTAAGAAGCAGCCACCTAAAAATGGCAAGGTTTCAGTTAAGGCAGCAGTCAGATTGACTCCTGAAGGAAAGCGAAGGCGAAAGTCTGCTCAACTGCTGCAGCCATTCAATCTGGAATCCAGCTGA